A genomic window from Dermacentor silvarum isolate Dsil-2018 chromosome 9, BIME_Dsil_1.4, whole genome shotgun sequence includes:
- the LOC125939935 gene encoding gamma-secretase subunit Aph-1-like: MTLLEFTGCSLLGFGPTLSMFLLTVAGQPSRVIVFVTGSFFWLLSLLLASLTWLALSPLHHYISPGVVIAVLSQEGFRLLFFRVLRKAERVLNAVALTGVDEVARMRSRLAFAYTAGHAFGAMSALFSLLGQLDDALGPGTAGLYGSTPRRLEASAISAATFSVLHVFWALVSFHALDARRWSVLVFAPAAHLAASAAMLLTPSGDYLVSLGAICAVLVVSAAMAFNAAGGSARNVAAVFTRGSKD, from the exons ATGACCCTGCTTGAGTTCACCGGCTGCTCGCTTCTGGGCTTCGGACCGACACTGTCCATGTTTCTACTCACGGTGGCGGGACAGCCGAGCCGCGTGATTGTGTTCGTGACGGGCTCCTTTTTCTGGCTCCTCTCGCTGCTGCTCGCCTCGCTCACCTGGCTCGCCCTTTCGCCCCTGCACCATTACATCTCGCCAGGAGTCGTCATCGCCGTCCTCTCGCAG GAAGGCTTCCGGCTGCTTTTCTTCCGCGTGCTACGCAAGGCTGAGCGCGTGCTGAACGCGGTCGCGCTGACTGGCGTCGACGAGGTGGCGCGCATGCGCTCTCGTCTGGCGTTCGCCTACACGGCTGGCCACGCTTTCGGAGCCATGAGCGCGCTGTTCTCGCTGCTCGGGCAGCTGGATGACGCCCTGGGTCCCGGCACTGCCGGACTTTACGGAAGCACGCCCCGACGGCTGGAGGCATCGGCAATCAGCGCAGCTACCTTCAG TGTACTGCACGTCTTCTGGGCCCTGGTCTCCTTCCACGCGCTCGACGCGCGCCGATGGTCCGTGCTTGTCTTTGCCCCGGCCGCCCACTTGGCCGCGTCGGCGGCCATGCTGCTGACACCCAGCGGCGACTACCTCGTTTCCCTGGGTGCCATATGTGCAGTCCTGGTGGTGTCTGCGGCGATGGCGTTCAACGCGGCGGGCGGCAGTGCGCGAAATGTTGCGGCGGTGTTTACGCGCGGCTCCAAGGACTGA